A region from the Zea mays cultivar B73 unplaced genomic scaffold, Zm-B73-REFERENCE-NAM-5.0 scaffold_23, whole genome shotgun sequence genome encodes:
- the LOC118474220 gene encoding uncharacterized protein, translating into MKEAIRMVPESIYDPEFPDTSHFRSGRGCHSALRRIKEEWGTSRWFLEFDIRKCFHTIDRHRFISILKEEIDDSKFFYPTQKQFSAGRLVGGEKGPDSVPNSVLLSALLGNIYLHKLDQEIGRIRQKHEIPLVVKIRSVLLRIGRRIDDQEKYGKEASFNAPQDNRALIVGRVKSIQRKATFHSLVSSWHTPPTSTPRRRGDQKTPFVFPPSLAAFLNKPSSLLCAAFLIEAAGLTPKAEFNGREGFNKNLAMRDLLKYCKRRGPLIELGGEAILVTRSERGLARKLAPFKSHSLLIRICYARYADDLLLGIVGAVFLLIEIQKRITHFLQSGLNLWVGSAGSTTIAARSTVEFPGTVIREVPPRTTPIQFLRELEKRLRVKHRIHITACHLRSAIHSKLRDLGYSIPIKELTKGMSGRGRLLDAVQLAETLGKESPQVSVLWGTVKHIRQRSRGISLLHSSGQSKVPSGVQQAVSRSGMSVLKNKLYTPFGRKAAGEGRGHWAGSFSSEFPIQIEAPIKKILRRLRDRGLISRRRPRPIHAASLTNVSDRDIVNWSAGIAISPLSYYRCCDNLYQVRTIVNYQIRWSAIFTLAHKHKSSARNIIPKHPKDSNIVNQEGGKTLAEFPNSIELGKLGLGQDPNNGGALNYMFNK; encoded by the coding sequence ATGAAAGAGGCGATCAGAATGGTACCCGAATCCATTTACGATCCCGAGTTTCCAGACACATCGCACTTCCGCTCGGGTCGAGGCTGCCACTCGGCCCTCAGACGGATCAAAGAAGAGTGGGGAACCTCTCGCTGGTTTTTGGAATTCGACATCAGGAAGTGTTTTCACACCATCGACCGACATCGATTCATCTCAATCTTGAAGGAAGAGATCGACGATTCCAAGTTCTTTTACCCCACTCAGAAACAGTTTTCCGCCGGACGACTCGTAGGAGGTGAGAAGGGCCCTGACTCCGTCCCAAACAGTGTACTACTATCGGCCCTATTAGGCAATATCTACCTACACAAGCTCGATCAGGAGATAGGGAGGATCCGGCAGAAGCACGAAATTCCTCTTGTAGTGAAAATAAGATCGGTTCTATTAAGAATAGGTCGTCGTATTGATGACCAAGAAAAGTATGGAAAAGAAGCAAGCTTCAACGCTCCCCAAGACAACAGAGCCCTCATAGTGGGGAGGGTAAAGAGCATCCAACGCAAAGCGACCTTTCATTCCCTTGTTTCGTCGTGGCACACCCCCCCCACAAGCACCCCCAGGCGAAGGGGAGACCAGAAAACGCCTTTCGTTTTCCCTCCTTCCCTAGCCGCCTTCCTTAACAAGCCCTCGAGCCTCCTTTGCGCCGCCTTCCTCATAGAAGCCGCTGGGTTGACCCCGAAGGCCGAATTCAATGGTAGAGAAGGCTTTAATAAGAATTTGGCCATGAGAGACCTTCTTAAGTATTGCAAAAGAAGGGGCCCGCTGATAGAGCTGGGCGGGGAGGCGATACTAGTTACCAGGTCAGAGAGAGGCCTGGCCCGTAAGCTGGCCCCCTTTAAAAGCCATTCCTTATTAATAAGGATTTGTTACGCGCGATATGCCGACGACTTACTACTGGGAATCGTGGGTGCCGTATTTCTTCTCATAGAAATACAAAAACGTATCACCCACTTCCTACAATCCGGCCTGAACCTTTGGGTAGGCTCCGCAGGATCAACAACCATAGCTGCACGGAGTACGGTAGAATTCCCCGGTACGGTCATTCGGGAAGTCCCCCCGAGGACGACTCCCATACAATTCTTGCGAGAGCTGGAGAAGCGTCTACGGGTAAAGCACCGTATCCATATAACTGCCTGCCACCTACGCTCCGCCATCCATTCCAAGTTAAGGGACCTAGGTTATAGTATCCCTATCAAAGAGCTGACGAAGGGGATGAGCGGAAGAGGTCGTCTACTGGACGCGGTTCAACTAGCGGAGACTCTTGGAAAAGAAAGTCCCCAAGTTAGCGTATTATGGGGGACCGTCAAGCACATCCGGCAAAGATCAAGGGGGATCTCGTTGTTGCATAGCTCAGGTCAGAGCAAGGTGCCATCAGGCGTTCAACAGGCAGTCTCACGATCGGGCATGAGTGTCCTGAAGAATAAATTGTATACTCCCTTTGGTCGGAAGGCGGCGGGGGAAGGAAGGGGACACTGGGCGGGATCTTTCAGCAGCGAATTCCCCATACAGATAGAGGCGCCTATCAAAAAGATACTCCGAAGGCTTCGGGATCGAGGTCTCATTAGCCGAAGAAGACCCAGGCCAATCCACGCGGCCTCTTTGACCAACGTCAGCGACAGAGACATAGTAAATTGGTCCGCGGGCATCGCGATAAGTCCTCTGTCCTACTACAGGTGCTGCGACAACCTTTACCAAGTCCGAACGATTGTCAACTACCAGATCCGCTGGTCCGCTATATTCACCCTAGCCCACAAGCACAAATCTTCGGCGCGGAATATAATCCCAAAGCACCCCAAAGACTCAAATATAGTCAATCAAGAAGGTGGTAAGACCCTTGCAGAGTTCCCAAACAGCATAGAGCTTGGGAAGCTCGGACTCGGTCAAGATCCGAACAACGGCGGAGCACTCAACTACATGTTTAATAAGTAG